The DNA sequence CGATGTTCGCGGTGCTCGAGGACATCGCCCGTAACGGCTGACTACAGGATGTTGCCGCCCCGCGCCGTGCTGCGCATGACCTGCGGCAGTGCGTGGGAGACGCCGTAGACGGCGTACGCCTCGAACGTCACCGGGCGCACTGCCTGCTTCCGCACCACCGCATCGACGATCGCGGCGGCCACTTTCTCCGGACCGTACCGGCGCACCGAGAACCCGCGCCGTGCGCGGCCGCGCACCGTGTCCACCTCGCCGAGGCGGGCCTGCGGCAGCGAGAATCGCGTGGTCTCGACGATGTTGGTGCCGATGACGCCCGGGCAGATCGTCGTCAGCCCCACCCCGGCGGCGTCGAGTTCGGCGCGTAGGCAGTCCGAGAACATGAACACCGCGGCCTTGGAGGTGCAGTAGGCGTTCATGACGTTGACCGGCGTGTAGGAGGCCATCGAGGCGACGTTGACGATGTGCCCGCCGGTTCCCCGCTCCACCAGCCGGGGGGCGAACGCGCGACAACCGTTGACGACGCCACCGAAGTTGATGTCCATGACCCGGTCGAACTCCTCGGCCGGTGTGTCGAGGAAGAAACCGGCATGGCCCACCCCCGCGTTGTTGACCACCACGTCGGGCACGCCGTGCGACGCGCACACCTCGGCCGCGAACTCCTCCACCGCCGCGGCATCGGCCACGTCGAGGCCATAGCTGTAGGCCTCGGCGCTCTCGGCAGCTACCCGCCGCGCGGTTTCGGCCAGACCCTGCTGGTCGATGTCGCTGATCACGACGTCGGCGCCGGCACGCGCAAACGCCAGCGCGGTCTCGCGGCCGATGCCGCTGCCGGCACCGGTCACCGCCACCAGGTTGTCGGTGAAGGGCTTGCGCGCTCGACCGACCTCGGCGCGCCGCAACTCCCGCGCGGCCGGGGCGCCCCCGAGATGTTCGACGAACTCGGCGACCGCACGGGCCAGCACCTGCGGGTGTGACGACACGATGTCACGGCCGGCCTTGACGTCGCGGCGCCACAGCTGCGTCACCGGCACGTCGTCGTAGACGTGCGGACCGAGGTACTCGTCGGCGGTGGCGACGATGAGCTGGACCGGGACGTCGACGTTGAGATCACCGCCGGTGCCGTCGCCGCGGAGGTTGGCCCGGCTCTGCTTGTCCGACAGCAGCTGCGGTGCCGCCGCTACCAGTCGGCCGAGCTGGGCAGCGCCGCGCAGGAATCGTCGCGGCCGGTGCGGCTGGCGCAGCGAATCCGCCAGGTATCGGCGCAGATGCGCCAGGTCGGGGCCGGCCACCGAGGTGAACGATGCCACCGACGCGCCGCCGCGGGGTCCGGTCAGGTGCTCCCACACCGCGCTCGACCCCCAGCCGTGGGCGACGACGTGGACGTCGGAGTCGACCGAGACCGCGGCGAGCACCGCGGCGAAGTCGTCGGCGAGTCGAGCGACCCGGTAGGCAGCCGTGCCCGACGGCACAGACGAGTCACCGACACCCCGCGGGTCGTAGCGGACGAGGCGGAACCGGTCCTGCAGGCGCGCGACCACGGGATCCCAGACGGTGTGACTGTCGGGGTGACCGCTGACCAACAGAACCGTGGGCCCCTCGCTGCGGCCCTCCTCGAACACGGCGATGCGCAGTCCCTCGCTGTTGACGACCACGAGCGGACCCTACCGGTCGCCGAGCTCCTCCCGGGCGGCGCGCTTGCGCAGGATCCGCTGCCGCGCGTCGTAGTCACGCATGCGCTGCGGGTAGCCGACCTTCTGCACGTCGTAGACGGGAATCTTGAGCCGGTCCGACAGCCGGCGCGCCCCCGATTGGCCGCCGGCGCGGCGCCGCGTCCATTCACCGTCGGCAGCAACGAGCACCACCGTCACCTCGGTGACGGTGGTCTTGGGCTCCACGAACGCCTCCACGCCCTTGTGCTCGGCCACCCACTGCTGCAGGTACCGCAGATCAGCGGCCCGATCGCCGGTGGCCGTGCGTCCCCCGCGCCGACGGCGAAACCTGTCGAACAGTCCCACCTTGCGCGTGCTCCTCTCCGGCTCGAGCTGGACGACTCCTCTTTCGATAGTGCCAGAGCGGCCAGTAAGCCGGTCCACGGCGAAACGTTGCGGCAGACGTGACAGGATGGGAAGCGCAGTGCAGTTACCCGCGTCCGACCGTGCAAGGGAGCCACGACAATATGGCCATCTCCGTTCAGATGCCCGCACTCGGTGAGAGCGTCACCGAGGGGACAGTCACCCGCTGGCTGAAGCAGGAGGGAGACACGGTCGAGGAGGACGAGCCACTGCTGGAGGTGTCGACCGACAAGGTCGACACCGAAATCCCTTCGCCGGCTGGCGGTGTGCTGAAGAAGATCATCGCCCAGGAGGACGACACCGTCGAGGTCGGTGGCGAGCTGGCGGTGATCGGCGACGCCGATGACAGCGATGACTCGGCGGACAGCGATGACAGCGATGATTCGGACGACTCCGGTGACTCCGATGACTCAGCCGACAGCGCCGATGGTG is a window from the Mycolicibacterium poriferae genome containing:
- a CDS encoding SDR family oxidoreductase, encoding MVVNSEGLRIAVFEEGRSEGPTVLLVSGHPDSHTVWDPVVARLQDRFRLVRYDPRGVGDSSVPSGTAAYRVARLADDFAAVLAAVSVDSDVHVVAHGWGSSAVWEHLTGPRGGASVASFTSVAGPDLAHLRRYLADSLRQPHRPRRFLRGAAQLGRLVAAAPQLLSDKQSRANLRGDGTGGDLNVDVPVQLIVATADEYLGPHVYDDVPVTQLWRRDVKAGRDIVSSHPQVLARAVAEFVEHLGGAPAARELRRAEVGRARKPFTDNLVAVTGAGSGIGRETALAFARAGADVVISDIDQQGLAETARRVAAESAEAYSYGLDVADAAAVEEFAAEVCASHGVPDVVVNNAGVGHAGFFLDTPAEEFDRVMDINFGGVVNGCRAFAPRLVERGTGGHIVNVASMASYTPVNVMNAYCTSKAAVFMFSDCLRAELDAAGVGLTTICPGVIGTNIVETTRFSLPQARLGEVDTVRGRARRGFSVRRYGPEKVAAAIVDAVVRKQAVRPVTFEAYAVYGVSHALPQVMRSTARGGNIL
- a CDS encoding oxidoreductase; this encodes MGLFDRFRRRRGGRTATGDRAADLRYLQQWVAEHKGVEAFVEPKTTVTEVTVVLVAADGEWTRRRAGGQSGARRLSDRLKIPVYDVQKVGYPQRMRDYDARQRILRKRAAREELGDR